Proteins from one Bartonella sp. HY328 genomic window:
- a CDS encoding histidine phosphatase family protein yields MLIYFSRHGQTDWNVSGRIQGQVDQPINDIGRAQAKGNGIKLHNLIGDGEGFDFVASPLGRTRETMELIRGAMGLDPQAYRLDDLLMELNFGDWQGFTESEIGVEHSELLAARAKDKWNFLPPGQHAESYAMLRNRIEQFMSNVRDKSVVVTHGGCIRSLFNIYGGLSEKEASNDSVPQDHILRFEDGKLDWI; encoded by the coding sequence ATGCTTATCTATTTTTCGCGACACGGACAAACGGATTGGAATGTGTCTGGTCGTATTCAGGGACAAGTAGATCAGCCGATCAATGATATAGGTCGCGCACAAGCCAAGGGCAATGGCATAAAACTCCATAATCTTATTGGTGATGGTGAAGGATTTGATTTTGTTGCAAGTCCACTTGGTCGCACGCGTGAAACTATGGAGCTAATCCGCGGCGCCATGGGGCTTGATCCTCAAGCCTATCGCCTTGATGATTTATTGATGGAACTTAATTTTGGTGACTGGCAGGGCTTTACGGAAAGCGAAATTGGGGTTGAACATTCAGAACTTTTAGCAGCCCGCGCTAAAGATAAATGGAATTTTTTACCCCCCGGTCAACACGCAGAAAGCTATGCTATGCTGCGCAATCGTATTGAACAATTTATGTCCAATGTGCGTGATAAAAGCGTTGTGGTAACCCATGGTGGCTGTATTCGTTCGCTTTTTAACATTTATGGCGGTTTGAGTGAAAAAGAAGCCTCTAATGATTCTGTGCCGCAAGACCATATTTTACGCTTTGAAGATGGTAAACTTGACTGGATTTAA